In the Apteryx mantelli isolate bAptMan1 chromosome 1, bAptMan1.hap1, whole genome shotgun sequence genome, one interval contains:
- the LOC106490713 gene encoding cell cycle control protein 50C-like isoform X3, which yields MKNKKSQEAQTHPSRCPDNSAFKQQKLPAWKPQLTITTVLSSFFVTGVFCLSVGVCLVLSANSVREIQINYSDECSDCSKLRENSSNWNNECYCSVDFMLKEDMLGDVFMYYGLQNFYQNHRRYVISRSNEQLLGRDVNIQKSYCAPFTTYRNGTPMAPCGAIANSIFNDTIDLFYNLNSSVIQVPLLKTGNSWWTDKNVKFRNPKSHNLSSAFAGTARPPYWQKPVYLLDEEDERNNGYINDDFIVWMRVSAFSTFRNLYRRVSHTKQFADGLPAGNYTFHISYKAISSLSQNIGIVLKDLGQVYHDLWRALMGVAAKAELRISGSKKRTG from the exons ATGAAAAACAAGAAGAGTCAGGAAGCACAGACACATCCTTCCAGGTGTCCGGATAACAGTGCCTTCAAACAACAGAAGCTGCCAGCCTGGAAGCCCCAGCTCACTATTACAACTGTGCTCTCCAGCTTCTTTGTCACCGGAGTGTTCTGCCTTTCTGTGGGAGTCTGTCTCGTACTGTCTGCAAACAGCGTCAGAGAGATCCAG ATTAATTATTCAGATGAATGCTCAGATTGTTCAAAACTTCGTGAAAATTCCTCTAATTGGAATAATGAATGCTACTGTTCTGTTGACTTCATGCTAAAGGAAGATATGCTG GGTGATGTTTTTATGTACTATGGCCTGCAAAACTTTTATCAGAACCACCGTCGATACGTGATATCGAGAAGTAATGAACAATTGTTGGGTCGAGATGTAAAT ATTCAGAAGAGCTACTGTGCGCCTTTCACGACTTACCGAAATGGAACACCAATGGCTCCGTGCGGTGCTATTGCCAACAGCATATTCAATG ATACTATTGATCTTTTTTACAATCTTAACTCATCTGTTATCCAAGTTCCACTGCTGAAGACCGGAAACAGTTGGTGGACAGATAAAAATGTGAAATTTCGCAATCCAAAATCACACAatctttcttctgcatttgcaG GGACAGCAAGACCTCCTTACTGGCAGAAACCAGTATATTTGTTGGATGAGGAAGATGAAAGGAACAACGGTTATATAAATGATGACTTCATTGTGTGGATGCGAGTGTCAGCCTTTTCTACATTCAGAAATCTTTACCGCCGTGTCAGCCACACAAAGCAGTTTGCTGATGGCCTCCCAGCAGGAAATTACACTTTTCATATTTCCTATA AAGCTATTTCCAGTCTCTCACAAAATATAGGAATAGTGCTGAAGGATCTAGGTCAAGTATACCATG acctctggaGAGCCCTGATGGGAGTTGCTGCCAAAGCTGAACTCAGGATTTCTGGCTCCAAAAAGAGAACAggatga
- the LOC106490713 gene encoding cell cycle control protein 50C-like isoform X1, translating to MKNKKSQEAQTHPSRCPDNSAFKQQKLPAWKPQLTITTVLSSFFVTGVFCLSVGVCLVLSANSVREIQINYSDECSDCSKLRENSSNWNNECYCSVDFMLKEDMLGDVFMYYGLQNFYQNHRRYVISRSNEQLLGRDVNIQKSYCAPFTTYRNGTPMAPCGAIANSIFNDTIDLFYNLNSSVIQVPLLKTGNSWWTDKNVKFRNPKSHNLSSAFAGTARPPYWQKPVYLLDEEDERNNGYINDDFIVWMRVSAFSTFRNLYRRVSHTKQFADGLPAGNYTFHISYNFPVSRFKGKKHVILSTVVWSGGSNPFLGIAYMVCGMAATLTGFVITVIHLKLRKKKTYFQK from the exons ATGAAAAACAAGAAGAGTCAGGAAGCACAGACACATCCTTCCAGGTGTCCGGATAACAGTGCCTTCAAACAACAGAAGCTGCCAGCCTGGAAGCCCCAGCTCACTATTACAACTGTGCTCTCCAGCTTCTTTGTCACCGGAGTGTTCTGCCTTTCTGTGGGAGTCTGTCTCGTACTGTCTGCAAACAGCGTCAGAGAGATCCAG ATTAATTATTCAGATGAATGCTCAGATTGTTCAAAACTTCGTGAAAATTCCTCTAATTGGAATAATGAATGCTACTGTTCTGTTGACTTCATGCTAAAGGAAGATATGCTG GGTGATGTTTTTATGTACTATGGCCTGCAAAACTTTTATCAGAACCACCGTCGATACGTGATATCGAGAAGTAATGAACAATTGTTGGGTCGAGATGTAAAT ATTCAGAAGAGCTACTGTGCGCCTTTCACGACTTACCGAAATGGAACACCAATGGCTCCGTGCGGTGCTATTGCCAACAGCATATTCAATG ATACTATTGATCTTTTTTACAATCTTAACTCATCTGTTATCCAAGTTCCACTGCTGAAGACCGGAAACAGTTGGTGGACAGATAAAAATGTGAAATTTCGCAATCCAAAATCACACAatctttcttctgcatttgcaG GGACAGCAAGACCTCCTTACTGGCAGAAACCAGTATATTTGTTGGATGAGGAAGATGAAAGGAACAACGGTTATATAAATGATGACTTCATTGTGTGGATGCGAGTGTCAGCCTTTTCTACATTCAGAAATCTTTACCGCCGTGTCAGCCACACAAAGCAGTTTGCTGATGGCCTCCCAGCAGGAAATTACACTTTTCATATTTCCTATA ATTTCCCTGTTAGCAGATTTAAGGGGAAGAAACATGTGATTCTTTCAACTGTGGTATGGAGCGGAGGAAGTAACCCATTCCTGGGAATTGCCTACATGGTTTGTGGCATGGCAGCAACCCTGACGGGTTTTGTTATAACTGTCATCCACTTAaagctcagaaaaaagaaaacatacttcCAGAAATAA
- the LOC106490713 gene encoding cell cycle control protein 50C-like isoform X2 — MKNKKSQEAQTHPSRCPDNSAFKQQKLPAWKPQLTITTVLSSFFVTGVFCLSVGVCLVLSANSVREIQINYSDECSDCSKLRENSSNWNNECYCSVDFMLKEDMLGDVFMYYGLQNFYQNHRRYVISRSNEQLLGRDVNIQKSYCAPFTTYRNGTPMAPCGAIANSIFNDTIDLFYNLNSSVIQVPLLKTGNSWWTDKNVKFRNPKSHNLSSAFAGTARPPYWQKPVYLLDEEDERNNGYINDDFIVWMRVSAFSTFRNLYRRVSHTKQFADGLPAGNYTFHISYKAISSLSQNIGIVLKDLGQVYHEVVQVLAYKTKNPFSSYHSFNHIFHPACTL, encoded by the exons ATGAAAAACAAGAAGAGTCAGGAAGCACAGACACATCCTTCCAGGTGTCCGGATAACAGTGCCTTCAAACAACAGAAGCTGCCAGCCTGGAAGCCCCAGCTCACTATTACAACTGTGCTCTCCAGCTTCTTTGTCACCGGAGTGTTCTGCCTTTCTGTGGGAGTCTGTCTCGTACTGTCTGCAAACAGCGTCAGAGAGATCCAG ATTAATTATTCAGATGAATGCTCAGATTGTTCAAAACTTCGTGAAAATTCCTCTAATTGGAATAATGAATGCTACTGTTCTGTTGACTTCATGCTAAAGGAAGATATGCTG GGTGATGTTTTTATGTACTATGGCCTGCAAAACTTTTATCAGAACCACCGTCGATACGTGATATCGAGAAGTAATGAACAATTGTTGGGTCGAGATGTAAAT ATTCAGAAGAGCTACTGTGCGCCTTTCACGACTTACCGAAATGGAACACCAATGGCTCCGTGCGGTGCTATTGCCAACAGCATATTCAATG ATACTATTGATCTTTTTTACAATCTTAACTCATCTGTTATCCAAGTTCCACTGCTGAAGACCGGAAACAGTTGGTGGACAGATAAAAATGTGAAATTTCGCAATCCAAAATCACACAatctttcttctgcatttgcaG GGACAGCAAGACCTCCTTACTGGCAGAAACCAGTATATTTGTTGGATGAGGAAGATGAAAGGAACAACGGTTATATAAATGATGACTTCATTGTGTGGATGCGAGTGTCAGCCTTTTCTACATTCAGAAATCTTTACCGCCGTGTCAGCCACACAAAGCAGTTTGCTGATGGCCTCCCAGCAGGAAATTACACTTTTCATATTTCCTATA AAGCTATTTCCAGTCTCTCACAAAATATAGGAATAGTGCTGAAGGATCTAGGTCAAGTATACCATG AAGTTGTCCAAGTCTTGGCTTATAAAACCAAAAACCCATTTTCATCTTACCACAGCTTTAATCACATCTTCCATCCTGCTTGCACCCTCTGA